A DNA window from Ostrea edulis chromosome 5, xbOstEdul1.1, whole genome shotgun sequence contains the following coding sequences:
- the LOC125649271 gene encoding GTPase IMAP family member 9-like isoform X1, whose amino-acid sequence MEIPDTGKSSNGDAFRVLVVGGIGHGKSAFINTVLGEYKCKTGVTWGVDKSITKEIQEIDCKRNDHTITFIDTPSLKTLASNPKFKDLYKSGFHAIVIVYSIKPFTQHYPTILQRVKSKFPEDLSKYAVIVLTFQDYLEDATVKDFLNENRELKDFVERSGVTCVAICNNSDDERQTVEQRDHFFNHLDVVLRKNVEPLRKKATCSYSCIIGVIVGTAAGIIACILAGYFLWDELF is encoded by the coding sequence ATGGAGATACCTGATACGGGAAAATCGAGCAATGGTGATGCATTCAGAGTTCTCGTTGTTGGAGGAATTGGACATGGCAAAAGTGCCTTCATAAACACTGTGCTAGGAGAATACAAATGCAAAACTGGGGTTACCTGGGGGGTGGACAAGTCAATCACTAAGGAGATACAAGAGATTGATTGCAAACGAAATGACCATACCATAACCTTTATTGATACACCATCATTAAAGACATTGGCGTCCAACCCAAAATTCAAGGACCTCTACAAAAGCGGATTTCATGCTATTGTGATTGTGTATTCAATCAAACCATTCACACAGCATTACCCTACCATACTGCAACGAGTGAAATCCAAGTTCCCAGAGGATCTCTCAAAATATGCAGTGATTGTCTTAACATTTCAGGACTACTTGGAAGATGCAACAGTGAAGGATTTTCTGAATGAAAATAGGGAGTTAAAAGATTTCGTGGAAAGATCTGGTGTTACGTGTGTAGCTATATGTAACAATTCTGATGATGAGAGACAGACGGTTGAACAGAGAGATCACTTTTTTAACCACTTAGACGTTGTTCTACGGAAAAATGTTGAACCATTAAGAAAAAAAGCAACCTGTTCGTATTCGTGCATAATTGGAGTAATAGTAGGTACTGCAGCGGGAATAATTGCATGCATCCTTGCGGGTTACTTTCTATGGGATGAATTGTTTTAA